The following are encoded in a window of Thunnus albacares chromosome 9, fThuAlb1.1, whole genome shotgun sequence genomic DNA:
- the LOC122988737 gene encoding angiopoietin-related protein 4-like, translating to MKTPQLLILLLTMLVHTAAAFPTDRRGRDKHASWDDVNVVAHGLLQLGQGLKEHVDKTKIQMRDVNAKLKAFNDTVAEVERKQREQDEALKTRGEEVEEREMMGAQLAEEVKVKVEEVKKQSEDIHSRMDRLEEKVDKVLTEPAVDSNYSDNTGVPFIQRIVAAQNRRIDQLVEKIQQQQDKLDKQSLHLQALQSKVAQKRVKSHRRRDEETVLRGEAEQSDAQSGLARDCHDLFVRGQRASGVYTVQPENSQPFSVLCDMTSEGGWTVIQKRLDGSQNFNQLWESYKKGFGSLSGEFWLGLENIHSLSKQGQYLLQVELSDWAGQEQVAHYGVTVDGEEEKFAIHLENDSSSGAQEEIIVTGASGVPFSTADRDNDLSADVNCAELLSGGWWFSSCGGSNLNGKYPRRPSQLRRQKPRRQGMFWTTTNGQNVSLKTVLLKIAPASIKK from the exons ATGAAGACGCCTCAGCTTCTCATCCTCCTGCTGACCATGTTggtgcacacagcagcagctttccCCACAGATAGAAGAGGCAGAGACAAGCACGCCTCCTGGGATGACGTCAACGTGGTGGCTCACGGCCTCCTGCAGCTGGGCCAGGGTCTGAAGGAGCACGTGGACAAGACCAAGATCCAGATGAGAGACGTCAACGCCAAACTGAAAGCCTTCAACGACACGGTGGCCGAGGTGGAGAGAAAGCAGCGGGAGCAAGATGAAGCCCTGAAGACCAGAGGtgaagaggtggaggagagggagatgaTGGGCGCACAGCTGGCTGAAGAGGTGAAGGTGAaggtggaggaggtgaagaagcAGAGTGAGGACATCCACTCCAGGATGGACAGACTGGAGGAGAAGGTGGACAAAGTGCTTACAGAGCCGGCAGTGGACAGCAACTACAGCGATAACACAGGAGTCCCATTTATCCAG AGGATCGTGGCGGCTCAGAACAGACGCATCGACCAGCTGGTGGAGAAAATCCAGCAGCAACAAGACAAACTGGACAAGCAGAGTCTTCACCTGCAAGCACTGCAGAGCAAG GTTGCACAGAAGAGAGTAAAATCACACAGACggagagatgaagagacagTGCTGAGAGGAGAAGCAGAGCAGAGCGACGCCCAATCAG GTTTGGCCAGAGACTGCCATGATCTGTTTGTACGTGGGCAGCGAGCCAGCGGTGTCTACACAGTCCAGCCCGAGAACTCCCAACCTTTCAGTGTCCTCTGTGATATGACTTCAG AAGGTGGATGGACGGTCATCCAGAAACGTCTCGATGGATCCCAGAACTTCAACCAGCTTTGGGAGAGCTATAAGAAAGGCTTTGGCAGCCTGAGTG GTGAGTTCTGGTTGGGCTTGGAGAACATCCACTCTCTCTCCAAACAAGGCCAGTACCTCCTGCAGGTGGAGCTCTCTGATTGGGCGGGGCAGGAGCAGGTGGCTCATTACGGAGTTACCGTCGATGGTGAAGAGGAGAAGTTCGCTATCCACCTGGAAAATGATTCTTCATCTGGAGCTCAGGAGGAAATCATCGTGACCGGAGCCTCCGGTGTTCCTTTCTCCACAGCTGACAGAGACAACGACCTCTCTGCAGACGTCAACTGTGCTGAGCTGCTCTCAG GAGGTTGGTGGTTCAGCAGCTGCGGAGGATCAAACCTCAACGGCAAGTATCCCAGAAGGCCGAGCCAGCTCAGGAGGCAGAAGCCCAGAAGACAAGGGATGTTTTGGACGACCACAAATGGACAAAATGTCTCTCTGAAGACCGTACTTCTGAAGATCGCACCTGCCTCCATAAAAAAATAA